ActaaaaagaacaagagaaaaattaaaaggcGGACCGTCACCATAACCTCATTTCGTTTCATTTCGTTTTTTAGCAACCCACATTTTCAGGTAGGGAGATaccgaatgtaaaaaaaaaatttgcctttCACCTCTCCAAATTCATTTTCACTCTTTTCAgaatcttttggggttttttttttgtaaaatacgtGGAAAAATGCTGAGAttatgtttcgtttttggatttggtttgcaagattctttatatgagttcgtgtgttgaagcatattttagtgTGTCTGGGGGAGAGTcactttctttttgtgccttataatttaacacactcaccagtaaaatttccccttattttcattttcctaaaattttcgttgcatcttttAACTTTTTCATTAGACTTGATTAtgattctgaagcaaattcaattttcaaaaataaaaataatatcccCCTTCCCCCTTGCCAAAGCAGGGCATATACAGGGTGTTTTTTAGACTCTTCCCGTTATTACGCATGCGTAGATGTTTTCTATCTGTGCATTAAATCGGCTTTGAAGCAGCTTCTcctcatgctagaaataacagccaaatctccgaCAAACACTACATACTTTGTAGGCAATCCTACACAATTGTACCCCATCGACTTCGTGAAATTTGTGCTCCTTATGAAACTTTATCGCATTAATTATTAAGCATTAATgttttgtttctcataaaatggtgtatttttaatttacattaaattattatttaaggcaaacacaACCCGCAAATTCTTGTCAATTTAATGTTCttgtatttaatttcgatttgcatatgTTCGTCAATTCGCTACGTTCTCTCTAaaggaaataaaatcaaaaatttaaattggtggggatgaaattatttaaatttttattattattattattttttttttttgcatattcgtaatttCCGACATCTACAACGTAGGAATTCGCGAAAATTTTTTCGATATAATGCATTTTTCAACGAGTGGTTccaaaactgcattagccccgtTTCAGGATCTAGTTTAGCACAGAGTCAGcaaaacgatttaaaaaaaaaaatctacctggAAAAAAcacggagattaagaatatgggggaacaaaaacaaattttaatttaaaatggaAAACTCCAAACTTGATCCCCCTCTCTTCCTCGCCACCCAATCCTTGTTTTGTCCGATTCTGAAGGCGTAGATTTATAGTGAAACAGCAAAAGGATCACGGAATGGGAAGCCCTCATCACGAAACTCGATATACATCAGAAATTCCCCAAGAAAGAGTTTGACGGTGCTAATCAGACATCAAGTATTCGTTCTTTactgaattttcttcatgtttaaTGTTCCACAAAATATTGACAGTAAACTTCCCATATCCAAACCTGTGTTGATGTGATAGAAGACTGAAATGAAAACATCAGATGTCTAGTATCACTaacatgtatattggtgtgtgtgtgtgtgtctgggagttattattataatacatgtGTCCactctatgatataaacttcttAAAAATGATGAGATCGGATAAGTTTAATACTTCTACAATTTAGCAAAATAGAAGGGTTAtaaatttgcacttttgaatatctaccttttaaacatacttgatgtcttatattatttcttctattctttcagaaaatcccatgaaattggctaaaaagtattttttacttttaaagaatcatcaatatgtatcatgtttgaaagactctgcaaaaatattctacaaacgtataatcctgcttctatagaacattgctgaattacagtaaaatatttcctctgagagagaaagcatttctttacttctgtgtctgaaatgtgcaagagataattttctcttttaaatatactttgatagatttacaaaaatatttgtaacatttttaaatattggcaatgatcacattttgaagaaatataagagaagtgatatttgtttggaataaactataaaagcaaaaagaagaaaaatatccatAAATTTTGGTGAGAGGAGAGAAATGATTGAAAATTTGTTGATCTGTACAACTTGAaggattgattttatttttcttgaagagatgtcggaagaattaagaaaatcatcatatgattgtgacatctgcaaagagtcgttcttagaagaaagtaaattcaatcaacacaaacaaattcatacaggggagaaaccatatcactgtactgtctgtggtaaatcattgtctGACAGGAGTAGCTTTGctcgtcacaaacgtattcatacgggggagaaaccttatcactgtagtatctgcggtaaatcattctcgaaTGACGGTCACTTAGctcaacacaaacgtactcatacaggagagagaccttatccttgtgatatctgtggtgaatcctTCTCTGCTGGCAGTAGCTTAACTcgtcataaacgtattcatacaggagagaaaccatttccttgtgatgtatgtggtaaatctttcccTGAAAACTGTagcttaactcaacacaaacgtattcatacaggggagaagccatatcattgtagtatctgtggtaaatcattcactaatGACAGTCACTTAATTCGACAtatacgtatccatacaggagagaaaccttatccctgcgatatctgtggtgaatcgtTCTCTGTTGGCAGTAGCTTAACTCGTcataaacgtatccatacaggagagaaaccatttccttgtgatgtatgtggtaaatctttcactgaaaagagtggcttaactaaacacaaacgtattcatacaggggagaaaccatatccctgtgatatctgtggtgaatcattctctcgtaGTTATAGCTTAGATATTCACAAACAAATCCATACAGGTGACAAAAAATaccactgtgatacctgtggtaaatcattttctgctgGCAGTAgattaactacacacaaactAATTCATttaggggagaagccatatcactgtgatatctgtggcaaatcattcagtCAGACAGGTaatttaactagacacaaacgcattcatacaggtgaacaaccatatcgctgtgatacctgtggtaaatctttcagtCAGGCAGGTAACTTagctacacacaaacgtattcatacaggtgagcaaCCATATGATTGCGatgtctgtggcaaatcattctctgaaaagggTATTTTAACgacacacaaacttattcatactggtgtaaagccatatcattgtgatatttgcagtaaatcattctcacaaaaacaTCAATTAATTAAACACAAGTGCATTCGTTATGCAAAGGATCCATAGCACAGTGACATTTCTTGTATAACATTCCCCGAGGAAAACCTTTAGACTTGATTGAAACGATGTTATGAATGTGATATCTCTAGTAAATCTTTCATCTCAGATCATCCATCATTgaatcaaaagagcattgacagaggaaggaaaacctatcactgtgatgttaaacctgaatcattctttcaaaatggtgaattgtttgtacacagtcctattaatatgaaagatataactgTAACCTAAGCTATTTGTGCTAAATCAATCTATGAAAATgatcaattattgaaatgtaaatgcattcatacagaagaggaaccacgatgatgatgatcctcatcatttaacattctcctattcatgcttctgtggatcagatggaattcattgatggagattttcTTCAGCTAGATGCTTTCCTTTCACCAACCTGTTTCTAGGTAAGGACATATTTTCCCTGGTGAGACATTTTTGactcagaagactggaaatgaacaactgcACAAGTATGACGGTCATGATGGCCATTTACGAGCATAATATACAATctggacaagggtacacacacaaacactgacacacatgtTCAAAGATTTACTTGTTTTCTCTACATGTAAAAGTTTGTgattcctattaggaaatgaaacacatgtaatgctgaataaataatatcaaacttttcTCCAGTCTCTTTATGTGATttgtaattactctgcaaatattatccaaacctcccacaaaaataatacacacacacacacacacacacacagatgtggtGGTGAGTGCATAGTGAAAACGGTTTTGTcttttcattgaaataaatttttgtatcacctacaaATTGAAATTTGTATTGGCTCTGACCCATCACCTTGGCTTATAAGTTACCAATGATGTGGTTTTCAGTGTATACCATGTTACGTTAAATTTTTACTCATAAGAAATTGTGACTCCTATATTTTACTatacaatttttgttttctagaaGAAAAATTTGAccatttcaatttcaaaatgtaattttatttgtttatggtcaaaatagaaaaataagagtgaatatttattgtaTGAGAGCTGAgtgtataaaattgtgcataaaatatataagctatatgaagTGCATTGTGTCATTATTacattccaatttccttcacttttcaatgaataaGAGATGGgtgactatcttttgatacagacacaacacaggctacactttcGAGGTTttagataaagttttcagaaataaccgaATAGGTTTGCTATTAATTtcatgaaatattcacgggtcccacTAGTTTAAGAGCATCATGTGGTCAGCTGAAGGGAGAGGTAAAGAATGAGAGGAAATGTGGGAGGGAGAAGTGTTAATGATATGTGGTGTGGTGAGGAAGGAATACTTATTATTTGGTTAACAGGTTAGCTGAagggaaaaatgaagagaaagagatatgtttagGATACATTATTTGTAAGAGAGTGAGGTTAAAGAGAAGTAAATAGAAAGAGATGGACAGTGGAGGCAGATAGGGTTTGTATTGTTAAAAGTTGATATCATCAAAGacctgaaatgaaataaattttgttcctgaaacttatagtgatgatgatggtggtggtgtggtgatcgTGAAAAATCTtaggggaaaatgcttagctgtgATTCTTCTGACATTACATTTGCATTTAAATTCATCCAAAGTGGACTTTGTCCTACATCCAGAGATGGGTTTGATGAAAAGAAGCCCCTTTTGAGCAATGGTGTTGAGATAATCAATTCAACACTTCCtttggaattgctggccttgtgccaatatttggaaACTATTCCAATGTCTTCGCTCTCACCCGTGGAAATGCCATGACCATGTTGGCTTCTTCCTGGAGGTCCCATGGAACGTTGTACTGTGCAACCAATTGAGGAACTTGTTGAATGGGtgtttgttttgatgttttatttttccttttctatttttttgtttcttcctcttttcccatTTTCAGTTTTGGATTTTGGATAAACAGCtgaaagattatataaatatgtatttatagaatTAGTAAAGACATAAAGCACAGCTCCCTTAACTTTCGGAAACATtctttcacactaagagttgctgaagcatggaacaaactgccggcatcagttgttagttgttggagcactgcatccttcaaaacttccatgcttcctgagatttgccaacactacaccttattttctcccctccatacacacgcaagcatgtatctgactcatacactgttccctttccagacatttgtacattactgcatatactttatatgcactttctgacaagctgtggtgcacctgagtactgtatacaataatttcattattataagttCTGAAAAGATACAGAGCAACAAAAAAGTGAATCAACACTGTGTCTGGTGAAAGGGTATTggtttaaaaatatacaagaaattatAACAATGAAGACTAAGGAATATGAAGGAGGTAAGGTGGATCTTTTTTGAACTCTAGTTTGACTgtaattgattttatatttggTGTATTGTTGTAGTTTTCTAAGgtaatcattgacatgaaattcatttttgctaaaaatcaataaagtgttaatagcttttaaagctTGCAATTTTGTGTAATTTTAGCCTCTTGAAATCTGCAGACATATAGGtgactgttaccatagtaacaagccaagctgtTACCAAGTTAGTCTAGCACATGTTCTTTTTGTGGCTTATTATATGCTGAAAACACATGCTCTATGGAGTAgtcatgagatgtgctaaaaataacagctaaatacgtCATAAATCCTGCACCCAAATCTTAATATCTTTGGATCTTGCCTTTTCTTGGGTAactcaattaattttctttaactaaacacCTTGAAATTTTATATACTGGCAGAATATGTCttatagaacatcttttactcttagcgttgttgagaaaaattTCTATTTTCGAAATTATTTAGTGTTAAAATTgccgtatttcggtaatttcaaccaatcattgacgtgtattcagctgaagaaaattactgGTGTTGTTACCAACTATCAGCGGTgtatattttgtctgccactttcatttatgacatcgttcgggCGTTTGTACTGGGTTTACCTTTAAGGAACATTACAACAATTTCTCTACTTAGGATTAGGTTGTTAGGGTTACGGTGAGGATTagggttttaggtttagggttacagaaaaagtgaaaaaggaaaaaattggaGCAGTAGAAATGCAGAAACGATTATGGTGCTGACACACCCTGGTTTATTCATACGAACATAACTGAGATggaatatgtcataaataacagtgacaaacgaaagaCTTAGGACTCATTGAATGTTTTAAGTtctcacaaaaaaaagaaaaaaaacaatcatgctgagagttgctgaagcatggaacaaactgccggcatcagttgttagttgtgggagcactgcatccttcaaaacttccatgcttcctgagattcgccaacactacacctgattttctcccctccatacacacgcaagcatgtatctgactcatacactgttcgcttcccagacatttgtacattactgcatatactttatatgcactttctgacaagctgtggtgcacttgagcactgtatacaataatttcattattattattataatcgataaactgattccttatggtatttcccaatcaaattgcctGCGATCCTACTTTTGCCAACTTCATCAGATTTCGCTCAAATGTGATGTCATTGTCACTTATTTTGGTTTGAAGTAAAGCGCTTCATCACTTAACGATCCTAACTTAataccgagcaacgccgggttatactgttactcaaatatatatcagtaaagcCGTTAATATTTGAAGACAAGAGTTAGTTCCCCTTGTTAACTCTTCCTAATTTGTATTCTTCCTCCAGTTTCTCGCGCACCTTGATTGTTTGATCACTTTCACTTTCAaactgatatttaagagaaaaccCAATCAAAACTATACAAATGATTGGTAATTAAATGTCTAAACAAACAGTTTCAGCATTTTTATTATGTTGACCTGCAAAATATGAATTAACGTTCGTTGGAAAGAGTAAGTATCATTGTGTTATCCCTTCTCTTTTAGATATTTCATCGCATTTGTGGTTACGCCTTCCGGATCGCCGTTATTTCCTATATTTCTTAATGTCAGAATAATACCTCGTTCAGATAAaattcctctttctttttgaCTTGTAAATTGGACAATTTAGTTAAATGCGGGTAAATTACGATGTAATTTGTAAGAAAAGATGGGGAATGTATAAAAGTACGAATGTGCACTTGaattactgaaacaaaaagcaaatatcGTTTACAGACGAAATGAAAGGGCTTTGAATTGAAACACTAGAAAGTACCTAATCTgaccaaaaataaatacaaaaaatccTTTTACTCGAAAATTAGTAGAGAAGATACGAAAAATATCGACACGACGAAACTATCGCCTTGTGAAATTTAGTTTACTCATATCAGTCACTAATAActcaatttggatcttttcggtttgaacggcagttttttctagtggtgtcatatgaaattgtcacccataattatgaccctagtatcgatctattgcatttcaatctgttttagggttaggggtggtgggaagggtatcttttttcttcagaaatgtaaataaacccaatctgtttcttaaacgagggacatattcatacggcacagaatgttttcacctcaatagacgtcactgattggttgaaattgcagaaattgaagaagaaaaacaacaaatatcttacaaactatagaattttctcaataaagccaagagaaaaaaagcttttataaacacattctaccagtatacgaaatttaaaagtgtttagtttcatggaaattattttaaaaaactgccgttcaaaccgaaaagatccctcaaTTTTTGTGCTTGAAGCCTTATAAACATTTCTATGTCCATTAAAATATGTAGACATTATAATAATCAAAAATCTTTGAGAATGGTTTTAAGCGTGTGTTGGGATTTGGGTTTTGATTGCTGCACTGCGACTGTGTGGAGTTCTCTTCTGTTTTGCAGACGACATGTTCAGCTTTGGTTTTAGGGAGTCAAGAATGTAGCAACTCGctgcaaaaaaatattattgcatTGAAGTGTCGTTTTGCTTACAATTTAGCAATCTTTGTATTGTATATTGATGCATTTTTCAGTCGATTGAAACCTTTTAAACTTTGATATTCGAGTTTGGGTTTATAACAGTGTAGTCTGGTGTAGGtatatggtctagtggttagagcagtggactcgcggtctaggaatcgcgggttcaaatctcagaccgagcgaaaCACCTAACCTCCACGCAGCTCTGGCTGACCCTTACACTACAActttctcactttttcctcctgcaacttgcagcttacctgctacggactagcgtcccatccaggtggagaacctacatgccaaggaaaccggctcttatgagcctggcatggctcgagaaggaacaacagtGTGGTCTACTCCCTGATATAAACCTCTTGAAAACAGAGAGATGGGATAAGTTTAATAGTTCAGATAAAGGATTGCTTCTACAATTTATGAAATCAGAAATGTCGtaaatttgcacttttgaatatctgccttttaaacatacctgatgtcttatattattttttctattctttcagaaaatcacatgaaattggctaaaaagtattttttacttttaaagaatcatcaatatgtatcatgtttgaaagactctgcaaagatattctacaaacatataatcctgcttctataaaacattgctgaattacagtaaaatatttcctctgagagagaaagcatttctttacttctgtgtctgaaatgtgcaagagataattttctcttttaaatatactttgatggatttccaaagagtatttgcgacatttttaaatattggcattgatcacatttagaTAAACTATAAAAacgaaaagaagcaaaatatccatatattttggtgagaggagaaatatttttgaaaagttgttgatctgtaCAACTTGAAGAATCGATTTTATTATTCTTGAAGAGATGTCTGAAGAATTAGGAAAgtcatcatatgactgtgacatctgcaaagagtcattcttagaagaaagtaaattcaatcaacacaaacaaattcatagaggagagaaacaacatcaatgtgatgtctgtggtaaatcattgtctGACAAGAATAGCTTAGCtcgacacaagcgtattcatacaggggaaaaaccatatcactgtaatgtctgtggtaaatcattctcggaTGACAGTCACTTAACTCAACACAcgcgtatccatacaggagaaaaaccttattcctgtgatatctgtggtgaatcattctctgctGGCAATAGCTTAActcgacacaaacgtattcatacaggagagaaaccatttccttgtgatatatgtggtaaatctttcccTGAAAACTTTAGCTTAACtcaacacatacgtattcatacaggggagaagccatataaCTGTAGTATCTGTGATAAATCGTTCTGTAATGACAGTCACTTAACTCGacacatacgtactcatacaggagagaaaccttatccctgtgatatctgtggtgaatcattctctgctGGCAGTAGCTTAACTcggcacagacgtattcatacgggagagaaaccatttccttgtgatatatgtggtaaatctttcactgaaaatagtggcttaactaaacacaaacgtattcatacaggggagaagccacatAAGTGTagtatctgtgataaatcattctctaattATAGTCACTTAATTCGACACATCCGTATTCATACGGGAGTGAAGCGTtttccctgtgatatctgtggtaaatcattttctgatgacagtagcttaactaaacacaagcgtatccatacaggggagaaaccatatcactgtgatttatgtggtaaatctttcactgaaaagagtggcttaactaaacacaaacgtatccatacaggtgagcaaccgtatcactgtgatatctgtggtaaatcattcagtcAGGCAGGTaacttaaatacacacaaacgtattcatacaggtgaataaccatatcgctgtgatatctgtggtaaatcattctctgaaagcagtatcttaactacacacaaacttattcatactggtgtaaaaccatatcattgtgatatctgcagtaaatcattctcataaaaatatcaattaattaaaCACAAGTGTATTTGTTATGCAAAGGATCCATAGCACAGTGACAATTCTTGTATAACATTCCCTCAGAAGGACAAGCTTGTTCCTCAGGAAAATCTCTACACATGATTGAAACCATATTATAAAGACATCCACAGAATACAGAAACTATATGAATGTGACATCTATAGTAAATCTTTGACATGAAATCATCCATTATTgaatcaaaagagcattgacagaggaaggaaaacatatgactgtgatgttaaacctgaatcattctttcaaaatggtgaattgtttgtacacagtcctattaatatgaaagatataactgTAACCTAAGCTATTCGTGCTAAATCAATCTATAAAAATGgatcaattattgaaatgtaaatgcattcttACATAAGAGGAACCAcgatgatgatcctcatcatttaaaattctcctattcatgcttctgtggatcagatggaattcattgatggagattttcTACATCTGGGTCCCTTTCTTgtgaccaatcctcacctgtttccaagcaaggaaatattttccctggTGAGACATATTTTACGCAGAGGACTGGAAGTGAACAACTGCACAAGTATGACGGTCATGATGGCCCTTTACGAACATCACATAATATCTGGATAAgggtacacacagacatgtatgttcGAAGATTTTCTTATAggaaatcttttacatttttaatctacTTCTAAatgtttgtaattcctattaggaaatgaaacacatgtaatgctgaataaataccATCAAACTTTTCTCCAGTCTCCTTATGTGATTTGTAATTACCttgcaaaaaatattatccaaacctcccacgaaaataatacacacacacagacagatgtggTGGTGAGTGCATAGTGAAAACGGTTTTGTcttttcattgaaataaatttttgtatcacctacaaAGTGAAATTTGTATTGGCTCTGACCCATCTCCTTGGCTTATAAGTTACCAATGATACGGTTTTCAGTGTATACCATGTTACGTTAAATTTTTACTCATAAGAAATTGTGACTCCTATATTTTACTatacaatttttgttttctagaaGAAAAATTTGAccatttcaatttcaaaatgtaattttatctgtttatagtcaaaatggaaaaataagagtgaatatttattttatgagtgctgtgtattaagtctataaaattgtgcataaaatatataagctatatgaagTACATTGAGTCATTAttatattccaatttccttcacattTCAATGAATAATAGATAGgtgactatcttttgatacagacacaacacaggctacactttcGAGGTTTTAGattaagttttcagaaataaccgaATAGGTTTGCTATTAATTtcatgaaatattcacgggtcccacTAGTTAACATTAAGAGAATCATGTGGTGAACTGAAGGTAGAGGTGAAGAATGAGAGACAAAGTGGGAGGGAAAAGTGTTAATGATATGTGGTGTAGTGAAGAAGGAATACTTATTACTTGGTTAACAGGTTAGCTGAagggaaaaatgaagagaaagagatatgtttagGATACATTATTTGTGAGAGAGTGAGGTTAAagagaaggagatagaaagagatgGACGGTGGAGGCAGATAGGGTTTGTATTGTTAAAAGTTGATATAATCAAAAGACCTGAAATGAAACAAGTCTTGTTCCTGAaacttatagtgatgatgatgatagtggtgggttGATTGCGAaaaggaatttcttttttttatagagaCCGTCACTCAACACTTGCGCTTTGGTGCAATTATTACGGATGCCAAGTATATTTAACAAAGCTGAAGGTATGAATGCTATAAGAATGCAAATGAACCTCTGTTTCTTAAATACAtcctcttaatttttttaattaataataaactaaggtggcaaactggcaggattgttagcacatcgggaaaaatgcttagctagATTCTTCTGACATTTATGCATTTAAATTCTTCCAAagtggactttgtctttcatccagaGATGGGTTTGATGAAAATGAGCCCCTTTTGAGCACTGGAGTAGAGATAATCAATTCAACACTTCctgtgaaattgctggccttgtgccaatatttggaaACTATTCCAATGTCTTCGCTCTCAACCGAGGAAATGCCACGACCATTTCAAAAAATATCaaagaaccttccggtccagagaactaggtgtcatcataccacttttctcctcctt
The window above is part of the Octopus sinensis linkage group LG28, ASM634580v1, whole genome shotgun sequence genome. Proteins encoded here:
- the LOC118768306 gene encoding zinc finger protein 345-like produces the protein YHCDICGKSYSDGSTLIKHKRIHTGEKPYHCDICGKSFSDGSNLTAHKLIHTGEKPYHCDICGKSFSQISSLTNHKRIHTGEKPYSWDICGKSFSHSSSLTSHKCVHIGEKPYSCDICGKSFSDGSSLARHKRIHTGEKPYHCNVCGKSFSDDSHLTQHTRIHTGEKPYSCDICGESFSAGNSLTRHKRIHTGEKPFPCDICGKSFPENFSLTQHIRIHTGEKPYNCSICDKSFCNDSHLTRHIRTHTGEKPYPCDICGESFSAGSSLTRHRRIHTGEKPFPCDICGKSFTENSGLTKHKRIHTGEKPHKCSICDKSFSNYSHLIRHIRIHTGVKRFPCDICGKSFSDDSSLTKHKRIHTGEKPYHCDLCGKSFTEIRQVT